DNA sequence from the Nicotiana tomentosiformis chromosome 3, ASM39032v3, whole genome shotgun sequence genome:
tacttacctccatgcccttgtgcttgtagggttgcttctgaactgatattttgactgtcttcccagtgacactctcttttatttctgtaatactcatacggtacctttttaacttccccaactcctatatgaatatatctcaagtattataatgtcataactgcgaggctgaattcccgatgttggggttcactctgtttattttacacgatctattgatttgtctgtatcctcttatctagccataactagacaattcctgaatcaactactaaccacTTGTTGGCCcactctcatatcaatattccgtgtAATCTTTTTTGGGTtgtttcctttgtcttaacttacctctcgcactggctccttatttatcaataacatctcaggcaagaacccttacttcctttccttgatgccgtgtttgcataatgttctggaatcatagcatatctgtaggatttgaataagtgcaatttcatccctttctcatttttatcgcattctttctttaccattccatagttactagaaccacttaattatgACTTAATATCACGTCACTCTATattccccccctttaggggagtactaaaaGTTGGAGCTACGACAATctgcctatagatgttttacctcttcatttttggcgtcttttcacatcatcgatgacccttactcgccttggggtaatccttctgtactaaggataacaaaatttccttactcacgagggtgacacttagtgtaaccggcacatacagtcccttaaactTAACTTAGCTCACATTGctttctttagggaagcgtcttcttgaatgaccattctctgaatttcttatgaatcttcttttgttgtctattctattatcgccggaatgaaatctgaaattctcatgatgtcgaccattatcaaatcacttagTCCCTAatccatgtttagtttatcttgtttgccagcccatactaatttctattactatgGAGGTCTagcttttccttctggtaatcacgttagagtcacgaacttatttctcgaaataaggatatcactttatggcctatactcttttgttttctcaaggcctgtcacctctcgtctcttccttcacttgactatagactctgtaatacttccatttttttttatctaccgttgccatccatgtatcacatcttactcataatgcttcattatctctcttcttatttccctgctaatatttatgtatatcaccttattctgaaaacttcaacaagacattcttttgcctTTAGCTCCCCTTTTGCTCCATCCactagctcttcgggttgcctaacattatctctctactagggacgggagccacactaaggtaatatttatctctTCCAGGGTTCCAGTGCCTGtgtttgaacattctagtattcatatctggttgtactattctagagtgcatcatctgggtgtctcacaaggagatctgttagtacatttgcaatatccttcgaaaatgtcaactaacgcaaacaatccatccaacattttgggttactttaTCCCCGACTGGattctgatatcccgtccttctcttaactATATCTGTTGGCTCCCAAggagcataactgagatgggtgtggccaattgaacatacctctgttacaattgaacgtaactcaaaatacttatatttctctgcttgaatcgTCTAGACTGTTAAtattcattaactgggtaccttgtATCCTTCTTGCCTTGCTACtgttacttgttgaaacttgtatttatcttctgaatctcttattcctttttacagtaagagtggatagatattgttgccttagggatccttattaagaagcttacacatcttagtatccACATGTTCTgctggagaccttacatttactcatcataagcatgatgcaaaatcgtattcctctgactcaattcttccatAGGCAtgttcaatcccttaccaaccgtctttttagatgtaggcatcgtcgtattatgaataagatagagtttagaaaagTGAGTTGttacaattgagctctaccacacgatctagagtaagaagaaagaatggcagtcctaaatgccctgcagcctcctgcttataagtgtggtgcacaacacacccataaataagacttaactagacacggcttgtagactccgtAGGACAAAACTGatttgataccacttttgtcacgccccgaacctggggggcgagaccggcacccggtgcctcacctatccttgctaccaacttgcgactaagggactctaaacatataatgtcatacgttgttcatgggccacattgcaagacaattgtgaatgctgactaaacatcaatataatgttgggccgacaaggccgtcataactactacagctcgcaaaccaacaaaatatacataaaaggcctacaagcccaaaatATTGCACTACCTAtcaagatatgtctacaagcctctactgatggatatactgtgatcggaacaaggtcccgacctactcatatcatatatacatatatacacaagatgtacataaaactctagacccgacaactccgaagggcatggagcttaccgatcaagctgaactcgggcaacacctaatgatGAGGTCTAtacgtctgtctgtctgaacctgcacgcatgaaatgcaacgcccccagaaaagggacgtcagtacgaaataatataccgagtatgtaaggcaatatactgaaagttgaaaccgaactgataatataataaccgaaagtaactgggagtcaaagataatcagAAGATATGATCacttgttgatactgactcaactctctcaatatagtaagtaaaatagttgtccggcctttataaggctcggtataaaTAACTactctgtcgtagtaggctcgctcagaggcgctcgaccatactaggctctgtatctcggccatgctgggcttgCTCATTAgcgctcggccacaataggcttggtatataacttaccatctgattagaggttgcctaataggggtctgcccatcgattatagctcgatggtaatgaaaatactgtaatactgtatatataagctctctgctctcttgactggaagaagacaatactcaattaaatatgaagtcccgataaggagaatactgtaatttatgagactagaataatgtatataaattcgggagtatgaacttctctttatgcctcgttaccAAATACATGTAATttcgagatcatgccaaaatgaaggaagggcttagccttaatatacctgagccgattctcttaacaatccctctaatatacgtcaattgcgacaatacacgaaatggcggatcgaagtaggggagaatccgtatgatattcttgagaaaaattttaccgtactcccttagaatcgcaaaatcccgttgctattgtATTAAATAGTCTTCGtatgaaatgttgaagaaattATGTTACTAGAATGATATCTCTCTTTGTATAAAGTAACTCACCTTGCCATGTAGATTAGATGTAAGCATATCTCAAACAAATTATTTTGCTATACAGACTAGATATAAGCATcactttttattatttttggaaaGCCTTTTACCTTAGTGGGCATGGGGCCCACGTAGGTGATGACTTAGCCAAGAATTTCTCTAAATGTGATACCTTATTTGTTGAGTAAAGAGTCACTTAATTAGGCTAAGTTTGTTGCCATGTTGATGATAAGATCCATTAAGCTTATCCACAAATCTAATTAATTGTTAActtattaatctcccactaatcaataattaactaattacccacataattaagaattatttcaaattacctaaaatactacttacttctAACATACCTTATAcgtcttactatcatggtcatgtggtaccttgtatggcactagtccataaatgtcgggtattatagctcggaccgtattttatcccaaattgatgaacttcgacgaaactcactttcttcgattcgcttaccctctcaccttcacgaatttacttatcactcgtttgaaatagtataatacttataacctccaaataatctcattcccgagcttacgtcgattaacttacgacgaaactttaaagtacgaaaatgcgggatgtaacatctcatttccgagcttatatcaatttacttatggcgtacttctacgtacgaaaacatagggtgtaatagttgccctgagaggttgtacttgcttttcatttgttgttgcacttagtagctatctgtcattgttgtgaaatttctgaaagattttatatccggattacctgcacttgaactgtataaaactgaattgacttaaactgccggattgaaagcatgtttattctttgctgggattattgaaaatgaactgtgtagctcgtcactatcttcaattccttatttattattgttacttactaagttggatgtactcacgttactccctgcacctcgtgtgcagatccaagtatttccGGATATGGTGGACGATGATCTCGTGCGTGATTGAGTATCGGAgtcttacgaggtagctgccggcgttcgcagtccttgtccctcctttcttgttatcttttCTTTCCTATATTGGCATTTTGGCACAGACTGttgtagactctgtttctagactggttgtttagatgctcgtaacttagtgataccccgatatcgggctattttttcgcacttatgttttgggttttacctcgtttttatgaaaaattacggttattttaaatgtcttaattcatttctgttaaatgttgaaagtgttttggaaatgtcggcttgcctagtatcacgatagacgccatcacaacgggttaggttttgggtcgtgacagaacgaGTTACACAAAAATGTAGATAAAAGGCAAGGTAGTCTATTCAGTGTTTGATGGGAAGGATGAACTGACATAGATAAGGTTGAGGAGAAAATAGAGGATCAAACAAGCACTGAAACCATAAGATGGAAGATAATTTCTTGCGAAAATCTTCTCATTATTGGAATCAAAGTAAAAGTAAGAATAATAAATTATGGCCTCGTGACTACAACGTAACCCCACTGTCATGGGGAGGGGACCAAGCAGAGCTTTGGTCCCAAGCAGTACTAGAAAATAGCCGTCATTATATGCGGCTTATATATGCAATAAGTATTTCAGAGCTAAACGCAAGTGGCTTACTCAAACTTTTTATAAATCTATTACTAAAATCATTGGTGATGAAGAATTTCccaatatttttcaatttattgGAATTACAGAACTAGTGAGAATGGAGTCAATTAAGTTGATTAGCAAGGTTAATATCAAGAAATAAAGCTTACAATACGATAAAAATAGAAATAGACTCATAATAAGCTTGCAAGTTTATTCACTAGAGCTTAACATATTTTGTAAACGCACATTTTTTCATGGGTAGATTTCAATGAGAGACCTTGTGCCCAGGGTGGGAGTTATTTCATATTCACTAAAACCAGCTTCAGTGAAAAGTTTTTCCCATTCCTTCTTAGTTCTCTCTTTGGCACCAAAAAGAACCATCATCACCAAGTCCATATTATGTTGTGCTCGAACAGAATCATCTTTTTGCTTCGGATTTTCCAGCACTATGTCTATAATTATCACTTTCCCACCTTTTTCTCTACTTGGAATTGACTCTTTGCATTTCTTTAATATTTTCACACAATCTTCGTCGCCCCAGTTATGGAGAATCCACTGTTTAACCATGAAAAATTCGAGCAGATAGAAATTTGGGGGAGCGAGGAGGGTAACAATTCAAAAGTTATTAGAAATTACTACTTGCGAATTCTCACAGAATATGATATAGAAAAATAACTTTACGAATGTAACAAAGATGGGCAGGACAGCttaaaaatcttaaaaatcaTTTATAGAACATTTATAAATGAGAATTATATAATAGTATAATGTTATATACTTAATGATTATCTAACAGTAAATTCTTGTGGCAATATATCTAATATAGTAAGAGTCTTTTAGTAAGCATTAGAACTCCTGTAATTGAATTCTCAGATATTTCAAATATTTTGAGATAATTTATTTTCATGTGATTTTAGGTTTATCTTTTCTTTTAAGACCTTCGATCATCATGTTTTCAAAAACTAAGAACATGCACATACGTAACACGCGTGGCTAAATCGTCTCAAACACTATTCTCTTATTTTGTTCTTTATATGTGGTACTTGcacatttttatcatatttatttttatcttatcttGTATGACTACACATCCATCTTAAAATTTACATATATGTGACATTCATATACTGTAATTAAGTGGTAGAAGTATATTTATAAAACAAGCACAAATCATGTATTAATTATTGATTTGGTGTAGACATGCATGACCATACGCAAATATTCACGAAAGTATCAACACTTATACCTTGAGTAAGATTGCATTAGCATTAGGAATCTTCTCAAACATACTTCCTCCGACAAACTCCAAGTTCCCACTTCCCTTGAGATCGCCAATAACATGAGGGAGATCAAGTACGGTGCAATTTATGGCAGGAAAAGCTTTGGCTATGGCAATTGCCAAAGTGCCAGTGCCACCTCCAACATCCACCAACGATGTCAACCCCTCAAAAACATGCTTACACTCCGTAATAAGCACATTGGCAATCAAGCTCGAGTCATTAGCCATTGAATCattgaaaatattatttactcTTGGCTCATCCGCGAAATAGTCCCAAAAAGATTTCCCATTATGAGCAGCATGAAAAGCAGTGGGGAAATCATTTTGAAACCAACTACTTAACTCAAACCATGGTTTTTGAACGCATGGATCATGCATGATGAGAAAGTATGACCTCATACTTAAGGGATCATCTTTCAAAAAAAGGCGACTAGCTGGGGTAAGAGAATAGTAATCTTCATGTTCATTTAGGAAACCAGAATGAACTAAAGAGCGTATGAGAATTGGCAGGAAAGAGATTTTGGAAGGGTTGAGGGGAAGGGCAGCAGAGAGGTCGGAAAGACACATTGACTTACCATGTTTGTATAGGACATCGGGAATGCCTAGTTGAACTGCACATTTTGCTGCTGAAGAGCTTACGAAGTTGTAGATATGGTTCCATATTTGAGTGTGAGCTTGGAGAAGTTCAGTGGAACCATTCTCATTCATTGCCATTTTCAAGGAACTTGTCTTGATTAGATTTGTTATCAAAAGAAACCAATAATCTCTACTTATAGGACCAATTTAACTTCTATACACGTCAGGAATCCAATTGTGCTGTTGAACCATTATCGTCCCACTTTTAAATGAGCTGGTATCCACTGATAGCATAAAGGTTTTTAAATGAGCTGGAGCACAATTACAAAACCGTGTTAATGCAAACACTTAATCATAAGtgattaaataaatatattggagagttaaaatgaatatattatggAAACGGGTTGTtccaacggaaattgattgaaataatagttGATTATGACTGTTGATTTGGCTTCAACCATtgaaaatgagttacctgatttattattattattgctgttttactaatattgcgtacagattAAGGTAAGTgatccgccttagcctcgtcactacttcgtcgaggttaggctcaacacttaccagtacacggggtcggttgtactaatactacactctacacttcttgtgcagatttcggagttggtcccagcggcgtaccatagacttgcttggattttagctactcagaagagacttgaggtataactacacagcgtccgcagttctgaagtccctgtctatcttattttagctgtgtattttctttcagacaactttattttattcatacctttatttgtattattctagaagctcgtgcacttgtgacaccaattctgggatggtatttagacaccgttatttgtatggattattcactacatttcagaccttactttcgCAAttattctttgttattaataaatttaaaacttgtttaaaaatagctaatattattctaacattggcttgcctagcaagtgaaatgttaggcgtcatcacagtccgaaggtgaaaattttgggtcgtcacagttggtatcagagtactaggttacataggcctcacgagtcacgagtaagcttagtagagtctgaaggatcggtacggagacatctgtacttatctcttagaggctatgaagtttaggaataatatcacttctttcttattctgttgcgcgattttattctatcatcgaagattgaaccattctactcttattctctcgcagatgatgagaacacgtaatacctctaccgatatacagggaccagagcccccgatggcaactatggccaggggtagaggtcgaggctgaggtcgtgctagaggccgaggcagagctcagtctagagcacGAGCAGCTCCACcagttgtagaacctcaggtggactttcaagaggaggttccagttcagaatgtaccagttggaccagttcaggtcccggaaggattcataacCACTTTAGTGCTTTAAGATGCTCTAGTCCGGTTgatgagtcttatggagggcgtggcctagaatggtacatttccagtggcgccagccgtctcacaggctgggggaggagcgcaaactcccactactcctgctctggagcagatggctcccaagaatcaggctccagcagccccgccagttggggtagttcagccagttgttgcgacacagaccggtgatatgcccgctatgtcttttgaggccttattgagactggataagtttaccaagctcttttcagttcacttcagtggtacaccttctgaggatccATATGAGTATCTAGAAcattgccatgaggtgttgcggaacataggtatagttgagaccaatggggttgattttgctgtatttcagatgacgggttctgccaggAGGTGGTGAagggattatacattgactagaccagttggatcgcctacacttacctgggagcagttctctcagctatttctggagaagttccttcctatcacactaagGGAGGATTACCGAAagtaatttgagcgtctacattagggcagtatgactgttactcagtatgagtcccgttttgtggatttggcccgtcatgctctccttttactacctactgagggagagagagtgaggaggtttattgagggactcactcaccctatcaggctttagatggccaaggagaccagaagtgagatttcttttcaggcggttgctaatgtcgcgaggaggatcgagatggttcttgcacaggagagagggcagaggtatgataagaggcctcatctggaggcatgggtgattttggtaggggtcatcttcccagaccattttattcagcacttcatgcatctcgcggtgcttcagggagtcacggtcctattgtGCATTACTCTGGACAactagcatttagtgcacattcagctcctatcagtgcaccaccactccagagttactgcAACGGTTATCCAGCCCATTTAGGTCatcttcagcttcagcagccacgacatcaggatgtgtgttatgagtgtaggaacattggtcacatcaggaggtatttccctagattggcgagtaacagatctcggcaggattctcgtgccatcataccggcagtggttgcttcaccgcctgcttagccagctagaggtaggggtcagacagctagaggtaggggtcaggcagctagaggtggaggtcaggtcattagaggtggaggtcagaccgttagaggtggaggccagtcagttagaggccgtcccagggacacagtttagagtggtggggctcagccccgattttaagcttttccagctaggcctgaggccgagtcatatgatgttgtgatcacatatattattctagtttgccatagagatgcttcagttctatttgatccaggatctacttattcctatgtgtcctcctattttgcttcatatttggtggtgccttgtgattctctaagtgcttctgtgtgtgtatatcGGTGgaagactctgttgtagtagatcatgtctatcgttcgtgtgtggggtactattggtagtcttgagactagtgtggatcttctactccttgatatggtagattttgatgtcatcttgggtatggattggttgtcaccttatcatgctaaattggattgtcatgccaagacagtaacCCTAGACATGTCGGGGTTAACCCCGGTTAGAGTGGAAAAGAACTcatggtcattctgccagcatggttatttcttatatgaaagctcggcgtatggtcgagaaagggtgtctagcctatttggcttatattcgtgatcccagtgcagatgttccttctatggactcagtaccagttgttcgtgaatttccagaagtatttcctgcagatttgtcagggatgccacccgacagagatattaacttctgtattgatttggctccgagcactcagaccatttctattctaccatatcgtatggccccgccggagttgaaagaattgaatgagcagttataagacttgtttgaacagggattcattagacccaatgTCTTGCCcttgggtgcaccagtactatttgtaaagaagaaagatggctctatgcggatgtttatagattatcgacaattgAATAAGGCCattatcaagaacaaatatccgctgccaagaattgatgacttatttgatcatcttcagggtgccaaggtattttcgaagaatgatttgagatctggttaccatcagttaaatattagggcatctgatgtccctaagacagcttttcggattcggtatgggcattacgaattcctagtgatgtcatttgggttgacaaataccccaacaacatttatggatttgataaatcgggtgttcaaaccctatttggattcttttatggttgtattcattgatgatatcttgatttactccagcagtcaggaagagcatgagcagcatcttcggagtgtgcttcacactttgaagaataatcagttatatgccaaattttccaaatgtgagttttggttagacttagttgcctttttggggcatgttgtatcggcagaaggcataaaggtggatcctaagaagattgaggctcttcaaaattggcctagacctacttcagttacagagatccggagtttcctgggtttagcaggttattaccgtctgtttgtggaagggtttttatctatagcaagcccattgaccaaactagcccagaaaggtgtcccattcagatggtcagatgagtgcaaattgagttttcagaaactcaagactgctttgcttacgacgccagtgttggtgttacccataggttcaggatcgtatacggtatattgtgacacatctcacactggacttggtgcagtattaatgcaagatggaaaggtaattgcatatgcatcaagacagttgaaagttcacgagaagaattatcctgttcatgacttagaactggaagtcattgttcatgtgctgaagatttggaggcattacctctacggtgtctcgtatggggtatttactgatcatcttagccttcagtatttgttcaaacaaaaaagatcttaatttgaggcagagaagatagttggagttgttgaaagactatgatatcaccattttgtatcaccccggaaaggccaatgtggtggcctatgctttgagtagaaaggttgtgagtatgggcagtcttgtgtatattctggttggtgagaggccattagctgcagatgttcagactttggctaatcagttcgtgaggttagatatttcagaacccagtcgggttctagcttgcacagtcgctcggtcttctttatatgagcgcataagagagaggcagtatgatgatcctcatttacttgtccttaaggacacggtacggcacggtgatgctaaacagGTTGCCGTGGGAAAGatagagttctgcgaatgcagggtcgtatttgtgtgcctaatgtgtatgagcttcgtgaattaattcttgaagagacaCACAGTTCCAGgaattctattcatccaggtatctcca
Encoded proteins:
- the LOC104105472 gene encoding myricetin 7/4'-O-methyltransferase 2-like is translated as MAMNENGSTELLQAHTQIWNHIYNFVSSSAAKCAVQLGIPDVLYKHGKSMCLSDLSAALPLNPSKISFLPILIRSLVHSGFLNEHEDYYSLTPASRLFLKDDPLSMRSYFLIMHDPCVQKPWFELSSWFQNDFPTAFHAAHNGKSFWDYFADEPRVNNIFNDSMANDSSLIANVLITECKHVFEGLTSLVDVGGGTGTLAIAIAKAFPAINCTVLDLPHVIGDLKGSGNLEFVGGSMFEKIPNANAILLKWILHNWGDEDCVKILKKCKESIPSREKGGKVIIIDIVLENPKQKDDSVRAQHNMDLVMMVLFGAKERTKKEWEKLFTEAGFSEYEITPTLGTRSLIEIYP